Genomic window (Pseudomonadota bacterium):
CTGGCGCGCGCCACGCCTGGCCGGCGGGCCATGGCGACCGGTGGCTGGGTTTAACGGCGCACCGGAAAATGGACTACCATAGTCCGCGACAGCACCCGGAGCCTGCCCGCAGGCGCGGGTGCTGCGGACCGGCGGCAGCCCGGGCCGCGGCAGCGCCCGCCGGTCACGCATGCCCCGGGCGATCTCCCGCCAGCAGACGGAGGTACCGGCCATGCATGTAACCCTCGTGCACGTACGCGTGAAACCCGGGCATGTCGATGCATTCATCGCGGCCACGCGCCGTAATCACGCAGCCGCGGTACAGGAACCGGGCAACCGCCGTTTCGACGTGCTGCAGTCGTCCGACGATCCGACGCGGTTCGTCCTCTACGAGGCCTATGCCAGCGCAGCGGACGCCCGTGCGCACAAGGACACGGCGCACTACCTGGCGTGGCGGGACGCCGTGGCGGACTGGATGGCAGAGCCGCGTCGCGGCGATGCCTATACCGGCCTCTGCCCGCAGGAAGGCTAGTGACCCCGGGCGCATTCTCCATCGCGCGCCTGCCGCGTATCGAATTCGGCAGCGGCGCATTCGCCCGGGTCGCGGAGATCGTCGCCCGCCACGGCCGCGTCGTGATGCTGGTGACCGGCGCACGCTCCTTTCCCGGCACCCCGCGCTGGGAGACGCTGCTCGCCGCGCTCGGGGCACGGTCGCTGACCTGGCATCATGTCGGCATTGCGGGCGAACCCTCGCCGCAGCTGATCGACGCCATCGTGGCGGAACATGCCGATTCCGGCATCGACGTGGTACTGGGCGTGGGCGGCGGCAGCGCGCTGGATGCGGCCAAGGCGATCGCCGGCCTGCTGCGGGTCCAGCGCAGCGTCATGGACTATCTCGAGGGGGTCGGACCCGAATTGCCCTATACCGGCCCGACCGTGCCGCTGATCGCCGTGCCCACCACCGCCGGGACCGGCAGCGAGGCCACCAAGAATGCCGTGCTCAGCACCGCCGGCCACGACGGCTTCAAGAAATCGTTCCGCGCCGACCAACTGGTCGCCGAATACGCGGTGGTCGATCCCGATCTGCTGGCGACCTGCCCGCCGCACGTCATCGCCGCCAACGGCATGGATGCGCTGACCCAGCTGCTGGAATCGTTCGTATCGCTGCGCGCCAATGCCTTCACCGATTCGCTCGCCGCCAGCGGCCTACAGGCTGCGCGCGACGGCCTGCTGCCATGGTACGAAAGCGGGGGCGCGGACCTGCCGGCCGCCCGAGCGCGCATGGCCTATGCCGCGCTGCTGTCGGGGATCACCCTCGCCCAATGCGGGCTGGGCTCTGTGCATGGCCTGGCAGCGCCGCTGGGCGCCTGCTATCCGATCCCGCACGGCGTGGTCTGCGGTACGCTGGTCGCCACCTGTACCGCCGTCAACATCGAGGCCCT
Coding sequences:
- a CDS encoding antibiotic biosynthesis monooxygenase, whose protein sequence is MHVTLVHVRVKPGHVDAFIAATRRNHAAAVQEPGNRRFDVLQSSDDPTRFVLYEAYASAADARAHKDTAHYLAWRDAVADWMAEPRRGDAYTGLCPQEG
- a CDS encoding iron-containing alcohol dehydrogenase, producing MTPGAFSIARLPRIEFGSGAFARVAEIVARHGRVVMLVTGARSFPGTPRWETLLAALGARSLTWHHVGIAGEPSPQLIDAIVAEHADSGIDVVLGVGGGSALDAAKAIAGLLRVQRSVMDYLEGVGPELPYTGPTVPLIAVPTTAGTGSEATKNAVLSTAGHDGFKKSFRADQLVAEYAVVDPDLLATCPPHVIAANGMDALTQLLESFVSLRANAFTDSLAASGLQAARDGLLPWYESGGADLPAARARMAYAALLSGITLAQCGLGSVHGLAAPLGACYPIPHGVVCGTLVATCTAVNIEALRARATDAIALDKYAEAAAILCGQTFSSREAAWRALVKLLTDWTARLELPRLGAYGLTGAGLDHVVAHARGSSMKTNPVVLTDDEIRACLQERL